The stretch of DNA ATGTCGGCGTTGGAGACGGTGGCGAAGGTCTCGGGGGTCTGATGGACGAGGTACTCGTCGGCGGGGACGACGACCTGCATGATTTGGCGCATGGGTGTTCCTTTCGGGAGGTCTCGGAGTCGAGTCGTGAGTCAGCGGGTGGCGCTGAAGGCGCTCGGTCGGTCGTGCCCGACGAGCGCACCGCCGAAGATCGCGGCGGCCTGGTCGTCGTCCCCGAGCGGTTCGGGGAACAACGCCATGGTGGCGGGGGAGATCTGCCAGTCGATCGCGTCCTCGACTCCGGCGACCCGAGCGAACGGGCGCAGCCCCCAGGTGTACATGCGGGTCGCGGACAGGATCCGGTCGTCGCGGCCCATGTCGCTGAACGTCTGATACAGCTTCAGGTGCTCTTCACCGATACGGCCGGCGAGGTCGGGCCATTCGCTCGGCGTGAGGACTCGACTGGAGCCGTCCGCGTAGCGCGCGATGACCGACGCCGAGGTCACGGTCGACAGGAAGTTCTCCGGCTCGGTGAACGTGGTGCCCCAGTCGTTGATCTCGAACTCGCGGAATCCCTCGGTCGGGAACGACAGCACGAGCGTCACCCCGGCTACGCCGGGATCGCACTCGGCCGCCCACGGATACGAGAACTGCCCGGAGTCGAGGCTGAGGAAGTCGCGCACGAGCGTCGCGCGACCCGGCTCCTCGGGATACGGTCCGTTGTCGCAGATACCGACGCGCGAGTCGGTGAAGTACATGAAGCAGTACCCGGACAGCGCCGCATTCAGTTGCCGCAGCGCGCGATTCGCGTCGTCGTCGAGAGGTGCGATGCGGGAGCGGAGCGATGCCACGTCGGCCGCGGGGAGGAAGCGGTTGGTGAAGCCCGCGTCCTTGTAGTCGAGTGTTCCGTCCCCGCGATGTGCCAGTGCCAGTCGCCGCCAGAAGTCCAGCACGGTCGCGACGTCGTCGAGGGCCTCATCGGGGGCGAGTCTGCCCATCGAGATCAGCAGCTCCCGTCCGCACAGGTAGTGGTAACCGACCATCCAGATCCACAACGGGCTGATCTGCCCGGCGTGGCGTAGCCGCGCGCCGATCTCCTCGGCGGACAGCGCCGCGTCGATGGCGCGAACTCGGACCGGATAGCTGTGGAAGTCCTCGACCACCGACATCGACATGTACGGCATCATCGGGAAGATCTCCGAGGTGAAGTCCGAACGCCGTGTCATCTCCGGTTTGAACGACCGACCCATGTGACTGATCAACTGGTCGAGTCGGTCTCGGGTCAGCTCCTGTCCGAACAGGGCGGGCAACGCGAGCTCGTCGACTGAGGCCGGGAACGGTTTGCGGCCTATCTCGTCACCGGCCGCGTCCACGTAGTCCCACCAGTCGGTCGCCGGATCGCCGGAAGTCCGCGCGGTGCGCGGTCGGTCGGCGGCTGCCGCGTTCCCGGTCGGCACCGTCGAGCTCGTCCCGCCGGTCTCCGGAGCCTCAGGCGGTGTCGGCGGTGCGACCGCCGACTCGTCGCGGCCGGATGTCAACCATCCGTCGCCCGAGCTCGCCGCGCGTAGCGTCACCTCGTCGCCGTCGGCGGGACGCCAGCCGTCGAACTCCACGGACAGCAGACAGGGCACCTCGTACTCGCGCGAGACGATCGCCAGATGCGAGCGGGTGGTTCCGGACTGGCAGACGATGCCGCCCAGACGTCCCAGAACCGGGGAGGAAGGTGGTGCCGCCCGATTCGACGAGTGCGATCACCTCGTCGAGGTCGTCGCCGAAGGCGTCTATCACGTCCTGTGGGCTGCTGAACGTGCGTATCCGGCCGCTGCGCGCCCCGAAGTCGTACGAGCTGATGCCGGCGGCCGCCTTCTCCGACGTGGTCATCGTGCGCCCCCGATCGGCCGGAAACAGCTGTCTCGGTCGGGAGGCACGAAGATCCCGCCGATCAAGCCGAGCGCCACATCGGGATCACTGAATCGCTCGTACGAGTCGGCGACCGACTCACTGACCGACCAGTCGATGTCGTCGTAGCACCCGGCGATGCGCGCCCACGCCTTGAGCTTCCAGCTGTACATCTGGGTGGCGTACAGATTGCGTTCACGCGCGGGCGTCTCGGCGAGTCGTGCGTAGAGTGCGCGGTGCGCCGTGCGGATGTGTGCGGTCATCTCCGTCACGTCGGTGTGCGACAGGGGCCGCAGCCGACCGTCGCGGACCGCGAACACGCGGGCCGCGAGCACGTCTGCCAGATAGTCGTCCGGTTTGAACCAGGCGGTGCCCCACACGTTGTTGTCCATCGAGACCGAGTCCGGCAGCCGGTACGCCAACACGAAGTTGTGCTCGGGCAGAGTCTCCCGGATGCCGTCGAGCCAGGGGAAGTCGCCGACTCCGTCACAGGACAGTTCCCGCAGGGCGACGAACGTGCCGTCGCCGAGGTCGTACGGACCGGTGTCGCAGACCGCGGTCCGGGCATCGCAGTTCTCCAGGAACGCGTACGCGGTGAGGCGCGCTGCGAACTTGCGGATGGTCGCGGTCGCGGCGGCGTCCACCGGCTCGAGCTGGTCGACGATGTTCGCGAGGAGGTCGCCGTCGACGATGTGCGAGCTGTTCGCGGGATCGGCGTCCATGTTGTAGAGGACGCCGTCGGTGCGCATCGCGATGGTGGCACGGCGCCAGAACCGCAGCACGGTGAGTTGGTCGTCGAGACCCTGTGCGGCGTCGTTCTCGCCGAGGTCGACGAACAGTTCGCGGCCGGTCATGTAGTGCAACGGCATCGCGGCGAGATTGATGAAACTGCGCTTGGAGCCGATCGGCAGTCCTGCGGCCACGATCTGTTCGGGTGTCGCGTGCGCGGCGATGGTGCGCAGCCGGTCCGGCACTTTGAGGTAGTCCTCCATCATCGACATCACGATGTAGGTGTTCATCCCGAAGAGTTCGGATTCGAAGACGGTGCGCAGTGCCAGCTCGTTCTTGTACGCACGACCGCCCTCGTCGATGAGCTGATTCCACTCCTCGAGGGTCGGCTCGTAGTCGGGATCGGTGAGCAGTCGCGGGTGCGTCACGGCGGTCATGCGGTCACCGCCGATTCGACGACGTCGATCGTCGCGGTCTCCGAGTCGGTCAGGCCCAGCCGGACCCGGGCTCCGTCGGGGATCTCACCGGCGATGGACGCGACGAGTACGCACGGCACCGCGGATTCACGCGACAGGATCGCCAGGTGTGATTCGCGGCTGCCCGCGGTGCAGACGATCGCCTTCAGATCGGGAAGGATCGGCGACAGGAACGTCATCCCGCCCTTGTGGACGAACGCGATCGTGTCGTCGAGGTCGTCGTCGTCGATCTCGAGCACGTCAGTACGACTCGATCCTGTCGGTGGGACCCGCCGACGGCGGCGGGACCCTCGTCGTATGGACCGCGGCGTTGTCGGCGGACGAGTCGGTGATCGCGATGGTCGAGTCGATGTACGACGGCGGGCTTGCGGAATTGACGTCGACGGCTGCTCGGGGCTTCGGTGCGCACGCGGACTAGCGTGAACACCATGTCGTACATCCGCACCGCCGTGCAGAACGGTATCGGGGAGATCGTCCTCGACCGACCGAAAGCCCTCAACGCACTCGACCAGAGCATGATCGACGACCTCCACGACACCCTCACCGCGTGGGGTGACGACGATGCGGTCGACACCGTGCTCGTCACCTCCGCGAGTGACCGCGCCTTCTGCGCGGGCGGCGACATCCGGGCCGTCCGCGACAGTGCCGTCGCGGGCGACGCCGCGGCGGTCACGAAGTACTTCGCGAGCGAGTACCGCGTCAATCAGCTGATCGCCGAGTATCCGAAGCCGTACGTCGCCCTCGTCGACGGCGCCGCGATGGGCGGCGGCCTGGGCATCAGCGTGCACGGCGAGATCCGCGTCGTGACCGAGAAGGCGCTCATCGCCATGCCGGAGACCGCCATCGGTTTCGTCCCGGACGTCGGCTCGAGCTACTTCCTGCCCCGACTGCCTACGGGTGTCGGCATGTGGCTGGGCCTGACCGGCGCCCGGCTGCGCGGCGCCGACGCCGTCGCGGTGGGGCTCGCCACGCACTTCGTTCCCTCCGATCGAATCGAGAGGGTCGCCGAGACGATCCGCTCGGGCGCGGGCATCGCGGCCGCGCTGGCCGATCACCGTGATCCGGTGGAGGCGACGCTGCCGCTGCGCAAGATCGCCGACTACTTCGGCGACACCAACGTCGAGGGGATCGTCGGCGGTCTGCGCGGAGCGGTCGGCGACGAGTGGGCGGAGGAGATGCTGGCCCTGCTCGGTGCGGGGTCGCCGACCAGCTTGTTCGCCACCGCGCGCCTCATCGAACTGGGCGAGTCGTCGTCGCTGGCCGAATGTCTCGAGCGTGAGCTGTCGACCGCGGAGAAGATCACCGCCCACCCGGACTTCGCCGAGGGCGTCCGCGCGGTACTCGTCGACAAGGACCGCGACCCGTCGTTCGCTCCGGCGACGATCGAGGAGGTCTCGGCGGCGTCGATCGCGGACCTGGTGGGGTAGCGGCCGGACTCCTCCGCTACGCCTGTACCTCGAATCGCCCGGACAGACGCGCGGTGGCCGGCGGCGCCGTCGGGGTCGGTGCTTCGTCGTAGGGGACGTCGTCGGACGGGGCGAAGGGGTTGGCGTCGTCGGCGACTGCCTCCGGGCAGTCGAAGCGGCCGGCCGCGGCGGCGGCGCCGACCCGGGTGAGGGTGAGCGAGCAGGCGGTCGCGGAGTAGTAGAGGCCGTCGACGGAGACGCCGACCCGCGCCGGAATCGGCGCGGTGAGCTTCGGCGCCGGAGGCGATCCGGGCACCCGGCCTCCCGTGAGGGCGGAGGCGAGGAACTCGAACTGGCCGCCCTCACCGTCGGTGCCTGCGAAGGTGAACAACAGGGTGTCGGGCGGCACCTCGACCGAGGGGTTGC from Gordonia humi encodes:
- a CDS encoding PEP-utilizing enzyme, whose product is MGRLGGIVCQSGTTRSHLAIVSREYEVPCLLSVEFDGWRPADGDEVTLRAASSGDGWLTSGRDESAVAPPTPPEAPETGGTSSTVPTGNAAAADRPRTARTSGDPATDWWDYVDAAGDEIGRKPFPASVDELALPALFGQELTRDRLDQLISHMGRSFKPEMTRRSDFTSEIFPMMPYMSMSVVEDFHSYPVRVRAIDAALSAEEIGARLRHAGQISPLWIWMVGYHYLCGRELLISMGRLAPDEALDDVATVLDFWRRLALAHRGDGTLDYKDAGFTNRFLPAADVASLRSRIAPLDDDANRALRQLNAALSGYCFMYFTDSRVGICDNGPYPEEPGRATLVRDFLSLDSGQFSYPWAAECDPGVAGVTLVLSFPTEGFREFEINDWGTTFTEPENFLSTVTSASVIARYADGSSRVLTPSEWPDLAGRIGEEHLKLYQTFSDMGRDDRILSATRMYTWGLRPFARVAGVEDAIDWQISPATMALFPEPLGDDDQAAAIFGGALVGHDRPSAFSATR
- a CDS encoding PEP-utilizing enzyme, encoding MLEIDDDDLDDTIAFVHKGGMTFLSPILPDLKAIVCTAGSRESHLAILSRESAVPCVLVASIAGEIPDGARVRLGLTDSETATIDVVESAVTA
- a CDS encoding enoyl-CoA hydratase/isomerase family protein, whose translation is MSYIRTAVQNGIGEIVLDRPKALNALDQSMIDDLHDTLTAWGDDDAVDTVLVTSASDRAFCAGGDIRAVRDSAVAGDAAAVTKYFASEYRVNQLIAEYPKPYVALVDGAAMGGGLGISVHGEIRVVTEKALIAMPETAIGFVPDVGSSYFLPRLPTGVGMWLGLTGARLRGADAVAVGLATHFVPSDRIERVAETIRSGAGIAAALADHRDPVEATLPLRKIADYFGDTNVEGIVGGLRGAVGDEWAEEMLALLGAGSPTSLFATARLIELGESSSLAECLERELSTAEKITAHPDFAEGVRAVLVDKDRDPSFAPATIEEVSAASIADLVG